One region of Triticum aestivum cultivar Chinese Spring chromosome 6B, IWGSC CS RefSeq v2.1, whole genome shotgun sequence genomic DNA includes:
- the LOC123133384 gene encoding receptor-like protein EIX1, whose product MAKADMDTLQLACIQIAIALLLLTQAKSTTEDTSAVRPNNTVPSCIAGERSALLAFRAGLSDPTNLLPSWKGDDCCRWKGVYCSNRTSHVVRLDLRGPGYRTGNESRQVLAGNISSSLLGLHHLRYLDLSYNRFDKMQIPEFMGSLHQLRYLDLSWSQFIGRIPPQLGNLSNLQYLNLDTISYVSVDSSFHRGTYSTDITWLSRLTSLEHLDMTGVNLSTIVHWLRVVNMLPTLKVLRLIHCQLRISPDSLDISSNGFYGPFPDAIGNMTSIVELDLSDNNLVGMIPFNMKNLCNLETLDFSVNNINGSIAELFHRLPSCSRNNLQWLSLHHNNLTGSLPTTAVERLSNLSWLDLHHNKLTGHVPVWIGELKQLMMLDLSYNNLDGVIHEGHLSRLDMLEELRLSDNSIAITVSPTWVPPFSLGTIELRSCQLGPKFPMWLRWQTHVMSLDISNTSINDIIPDWFWTAASSVMSLNIRNNQITGFLPSTMEFMRAKQMDFSSNQLGGPIPKLPITLTNLDLSRNNLVGPLPLDFGAPGLENLFLYNNMISGAIPSSLCKLRSLQSLDLSRNNLNGPITDCPVNESSTNMTDLSIVNLSFGNNNLSGEFPSLLQKCPRLIFLDLGHNQFSGALPAWIGEKLSSLSFLRLRSNMFHGQIPVELTKLVNLQYLDLAYNNISGCIPRSIVNCTGMIQKGDNSDELLYGFTSGTRLFPENELVDNADSVTVLTKGQERLYTGGIIDMVNLDLSCNSLTGEIPEEISTLMELKNLNLSWNNFNGKIPENVGALMQVESLDLSHNDLSGEIPSSLSALTSLSCLNLSYNNLRGRIPTGNQLQTLEDPTYIYIGNPGLCGPLSVNCSSQPEPIPGENHGDASGDLVSFFLAMGSGYVMGLWVVFCTFLFKRRWRVSWYSLCDSLYDWVYVQVAVTWTSFRAEING is encoded by the coding sequence ATGGCAAAAGCAGACATGGACACGCTCCAACTAGCCTGCATCCAGATAGCCATAGCCTTGCTCTTGCTTACTCAAGCCAAGAGCACCACAGAGGACACATCTGCCGTGCGTCCAAATAATACGGTCCCCAGCTGTATTGCCGGTGAGAGGTCTGCCCTTCTCGCCTTCAGGGCAGGTCTATCAGACCCTACCAACCTCCTTCCATCATGGAAGGGTGATGACTGCTGCCGATGGAAGGGCGTCTACTGCAGCAACAGAACCAGCCATGTTGTCAGGCTCGATCTCCGAGGCCCAGGTTACAGAACCGGCAATGAGAGCAGGCAGGTACTAGCAGGCAACATAAGTTCCTCGTTGCTTGGTTTACATCATCTTCGGTATCTCGACCTCAGCTACAATCGGTTTGACAAGATGCAAATACCAGAGTTCATGGGTTCTCTCCATCAGCTAAGATATCTTGACCTATCGTGGTCACAGTTCATTGGAAGGATACCACCGCAGCTGGGTAATCTCTCCAACTTACAGTACCTAAATCTTGACACCATCTCATACGTGAGTGTTGATTCTTCTTTCCATAGAGGCACATATTCCACCGATATCACCTGGTTGTCACGGTTAACTTCCCTTGAGCACCTGGATATGACTGGGGTGAACCTCAGTACAATTGTTCACTGGCTTCGCGTGGTGAACATGCTTCCAACTCTGAAAGTTCTTCGCCTTATCCATTGCCAGCTTAGAATTAGCCCTGATTCTCTAGATATCTCGAGCAATGGTTTCTATGGCCCGTTTCCAGATGCGATAGGTAATATGACCTCCATTGTGGAGCTTGATTTATCAGATAATAACCTTGTGGGCATGATACCATTTAATATGAAGAACCTATGTAATTTGGAGACATTAGATTTTTCTGTGAACAATATCAACGGGAGTATAGCAGAATTATTCCATCGATTACCCAGTTGTTCGCGGAATAATCTACAATGGTTGTCTCTACACCACAACAATCTGACTGGAAGCCTGCCTACTACAGCAGTAGAAAGATTAAGTAACCTGAGCTGGCTGGATCTACACCACAACAAACTCACAGGTCATGTCCCGGTGTGGATAGGAGAGCTCAAACAACTAATGATGTTGGACCTTAGTTATAACAACCTGGACGGGGTCATACATGAAGGTCATTTATCACGTCTAGATATGTTGGAGGAATTGAGATTATCAGACAACTCCATAGCCATCACAGTGAGCCCAACTTGGGTTCCTCCTTTCAGTCTAGGAACAATTGAACTTCGGTCCTGTCAGCTAGGGCCAAAATTCCCAATGTGGCTTAGATGGCAAACACACGTAATGAGTCTTGATATATCAAACACAAGCATAAATGATATAATACCGGATTGGTTTTGGACAGCAGCTTCCTCAGTAATGTCTCTGAATATCCGAAATAATCAGATTACAGGATTCCTACCATCAACAATGGAATTTATGAGAGCAAAACAAATGGATTTCAGTTCTAACCAGCTTGGTGGTCCAATACCTAAGCTTCCCATCACTCTAACCAACCTGGATCTCAGTCGGAACAATCTAGTTGGGCCACTACCATTAGACTTTGGAGCGCCAGGGCTTGAAAACCTTTTTCTATATAACAACATGATCTCTGGGGCCATTCCATCTTCTTTGTGCAAGTTGCGATCATTGCAGTCATTAGATCTATCAAGAAATAACCTCAATGGACCAATTACTGATTGCCCAGTCAATGAGTCCAGCACAAACATGACAGATCTTAGCATTGTTAATCTAAGCTTCGGAAACAACAACCTCTCTGGTGAATTTCCTTCACTTCTCCAGAAATGTCCACGACTCATCTTTCTTGATCTCGGACATAATCAATTCTCCGGGGCTTTACCAGCATGGATTGGGGAGAAGCTATCATCTTTGTCATTCTTACGACTGAGATCCAATATGTTTCATGGTCAAATTCCAGTCGAGCTTACAAAGCTTGTTAATCTTCAATATTTGGACCTTGCATACAACAATATATCAGGGTGCATACCAAGATCTATTGTTAACTGCACAGGCATGATACAAAAAGGTGACAATTCTGATGAACTTTTGTATGGATTCACTAGTGGAACAAGGCTTTTTCCTGAGAATGAACTAGTTGACAATGCGGACAGTGTCACTGTACTTACAAAAGGTCAAGAGAGACTATATACAGGAGGAATCATAGATATGGTGAATCTTGATTTATCTTGTAATAGTCTTACAGGAGAGATTCCTGAAGAAATCAGCACTCTTATGGAATTGAAGAACCTGAACTTATCATGGAACAACTTCAATGGAAAAATCCCTGAGAATGTTGGTGCCTTAATGCAAGTGGAGTCACTCGACCTATCGCACAACGATTTGTCTGGTGAAATCCCTTCAAGCTTATCGGCTCTCACATCACTGAGTTGCCTGAACCTGTCCTACAACAATCTGAGAGGAAGGATACCAACTGGAAATCAACTGCAAACACTCGAAGACCCAACATATATTTATATTGGCAACCCCGGCCTCTGCGGTCCTCTCTCTGTAAATTGTTCGTCACAGCCAGAGCCAATTCCAGGAGAAAACCACGGAGATGCAAGCGGCGACTTGGTTTCGTTTTTCCTCGCCATGGGCTCTGGATATGTGATGGGTCTCTGGGTGGTATTCTGTACCTTCTTGTTCAAGAGGAGATGGAGAGTTTCATGGTACTCGCTCTGTGACAGCCTGTATGATTGGGTTTATGTACAAGTGGCTGTTACCTGGACTTCCTTCAGAGCTGAAATTAATGGGTAG